One stretch of Streptomyces sp. R21 DNA includes these proteins:
- a CDS encoding sensor histidine kinase translates to MKSVSARGCVHGLAVGVLLAASVVDVLLYAGSDGASVLPTASPIWQTLAVVLVGLAGVLWPAGRRPAWLTPQVRTAVPALASVLLTAASLPVQGDVVFGPGEVMTLLSLLFIAVRHCPPRWVVVCGALDAGALLVLPVRGDAMLSSDVTGLEMIGLLLVGLVAGLAGYLRSMDYRRTVAVSETRRSERLAIAADLHDFVAHHVTGILVQTQVARMMADTGSDELDPVLAGIERAATEALASMRRTVGVLRNTGPETADRRPVGDLAGIADLLDGFAIPGQQAILRRDPAVSDGLPHEVQAAAFRVVQEALTNIRRHAADATHIEVRLRDDIGRLAVTVADDGLGGTQLPVAAHGGGFGLVGLKERVTALGGELNAGPRVGAGWEVRAVFPARKP, encoded by the coding sequence ATGAAGTCCGTTTCCGCCCGGGGCTGCGTCCATGGCCTCGCCGTCGGTGTCCTGCTCGCCGCGTCCGTTGTCGACGTATTGCTCTACGCGGGCTCCGACGGAGCGAGTGTCCTGCCGACGGCCAGCCCGATCTGGCAGACCCTGGCCGTGGTGCTCGTCGGGCTGGCCGGCGTGCTGTGGCCGGCCGGGCGGCGGCCCGCGTGGCTCACTCCGCAGGTGCGCACCGCCGTGCCCGCTCTCGCCTCGGTCCTCCTCACCGCAGCTTCGCTGCCGGTCCAAGGGGACGTCGTCTTCGGCCCGGGCGAGGTGATGACCCTGCTGAGCCTGCTCTTCATCGCGGTACGGCACTGCCCGCCGCGCTGGGTCGTGGTGTGCGGCGCCCTCGACGCGGGCGCGCTGCTCGTCCTGCCGGTCCGCGGCGACGCGATGCTGAGCAGTGACGTGACGGGCCTGGAGATGATCGGCCTGCTGCTGGTCGGCCTCGTCGCCGGACTCGCGGGCTATCTGCGCTCGATGGACTATCGCCGCACCGTCGCCGTCAGCGAGACCCGGCGCAGCGAACGCCTGGCCATCGCCGCCGATCTGCACGACTTCGTCGCCCACCACGTGACCGGGATCCTCGTGCAGACACAGGTCGCCCGCATGATGGCGGACACCGGCTCCGACGAACTCGACCCCGTCCTCGCCGGTATCGAACGCGCCGCGACCGAGGCCCTCGCCTCGATGCGCCGCACGGTGGGCGTGCTGCGGAACACGGGTCCCGAGACGGCCGACCGCCGCCCGGTCGGCGACCTCGCCGGCATCGCCGACCTCCTCGACGGCTTCGCCATCCCGGGCCAGCAGGCCATCCTGCGCCGCGACCCCGCCGTGTCCGACGGCCTCCCCCATGAGGTGCAGGCCGCCGCCTTCCGGGTCGTCCAGGAAGCACTGACCAACATCCGCCGCCACGCGGCCGACGCCACGCACATCGAAGTCCGCCTGCGCGACGACATCGGCCGCCTGGCGGTGACGGTGGCGGACGACGGCCTCGGCGGCACCCAACTCCCGGTGGCCGCCCACGGCGGCGGCTTCGGCCTGGTCGGCCTCAAAGAACGGGTGACGGCGCTCGGCGGCGAACTGAACGCCGGGCCGCGGGTCGGCGCCGGGTGGGAGGTACGGGCGGTGTTTCCGGCGCGGAAGCCGTAA
- a CDS encoding DUF4333 domain-containing protein, which translates to MQRSKFLVGVVGGVTAVTVLGGLGTHLLAGTESTSRLDEYSTASVDGHRALAATIVAGRTESKYHALPWVGAKLSGVSCPTGLTAVAEATLTCTGEKSDGGTVEIPVRVIRADANSVTWKFER; encoded by the coding sequence ATGCAACGCAGCAAGTTCCTCGTCGGTGTCGTCGGCGGCGTGACCGCCGTGACCGTGCTGGGCGGTCTCGGCACGCATCTGCTCGCCGGCACCGAGTCGACCAGCCGTCTCGACGAGTACAGCACCGCGTCGGTGGACGGCCACCGGGCGCTCGCGGCGACCATCGTCGCGGGCCGCACCGAGAGCAAGTACCACGCGCTGCCCTGGGTCGGCGCCAAGCTCTCCGGCGTCAGCTGCCCGACCGGTCTCACGGCCGTGGCCGAAGCCACCCTCACCTGCACCGGCGAGAAGAGCGACGGCGGCACCGTCGAGATCCCCGTCCGTGTGATCAGGGCCGACGCCAACAGCGTCACCTGGAAGTTCGAGCGCTGA
- a CDS encoding ABC transporter ATP-binding protein, whose amino-acid sequence MSTVLAGYGLVKKYGSTTALAGVDVEVGERDSLAIMGPSGSGKSTLLHILAGIIRPDDGQVLLRGERVDNLGENRLSALRRKRFGFVFQFGQLLPELPAEENVALPLILEGIPRGEAVVRARRWFAPLGLDGLEHRRPGQLSGGQAQRVAIARALAVEPDVVFADEPTGALDQATGTEVVQLLTTATRQSGASLVMVTHDADVAAHCGRILHVRDGRISGHSQFTVS is encoded by the coding sequence ATGAGCACCGTTCTGGCCGGATACGGCCTCGTCAAGAAGTACGGCTCCACCACCGCACTGGCCGGCGTGGACGTCGAGGTCGGTGAGCGCGACTCACTGGCGATCATGGGCCCGTCCGGGTCCGGCAAGTCCACCCTGCTGCACATCCTGGCGGGGATCATCCGCCCCGACGACGGCCAAGTACTGCTGCGGGGCGAACGCGTCGACAATCTGGGCGAGAACCGGCTCAGCGCCCTGCGCCGCAAGCGGTTCGGGTTCGTGTTCCAGTTCGGTCAGTTGCTCCCGGAGCTGCCCGCCGAGGAGAACGTCGCCCTGCCGTTGATACTGGAGGGCATACCGCGCGGCGAGGCCGTCGTCCGCGCCCGCCGCTGGTTCGCACCGCTCGGCCTGGACGGTCTGGAGCACCGCCGGCCCGGCCAGCTCTCCGGCGGCCAGGCCCAGCGCGTCGCCATCGCCCGCGCCCTGGCCGTCGAGCCGGACGTGGTCTTCGCCGACGAGCCCACCGGCGCACTGGACCAGGCCACCGGCACGGAGGTGGTCCAACTGCTGACCACCGCCACCCGGCAGTCGGGCGCCTCCCTGGTCATGGTCACCCATGACGCCGACGTCGCCGCCCACTGCGGCCGGATCCTCCACGTCCGCGACGGCCGCATCAGCGGCCACAGCCAGTTCACCGTCTCCTGA
- a CDS encoding FtsX-like permease family protein — translation MRSPVLPLTLHLARSSGRRGLQSQLLAAGAAAVGSFLLLVMIAATLGAGARADHTTWRTPDAVPAKRATAVQATTTTYVRQEPVTVVNLAHLPGRAATPAPPGLRSFPKQGRVYVSPALAELLHNLPAGQLADRFPKVRSYGTIGAAGLASPDELVAVVGRAPGDAAVAKAAGEQNYYDADLTKRALVSGFSGTRASPFTGVDQGAVLLGVVLLVMPVVVLASAAGRLGAARREQRLAALRLAGATPRQILAMTAVEAAAVGAAGALAGALAYTVLLPVLAELPYGVGVWYTGRLWVGLPWLAAVVAAVTALITVSAVTMLRQVATSPLGVAQQANPRRTRLIRLVLFVAVLLYIWMTTGDSGQLKPRQLLALLALFYGAFWLLGPWVVDRLGRIVSRRARRPATLLAGRRLSDDPRAVWRTVSGLVLAGFVAGFFSVSTLGLEGPSHHGQVAVITANAAGARHTATEARTLLHRAGVTATVTVASEDDFDSLLSGVDGVIAQVSGGQERVDTAVTALTPLGSGRYPFTQEYVSSSDDTVTARVATVSTATLVLSFLVAAASAGLTAAANVLDRRRVYGLLRLAGTPLEVLDRARVRETVIPLAVLAGGTTAMGVFGAMQLNKAAGTTINASGAVELVLCVAVGTLAMLAAIAGSRPLLRKVTAGPAQMAD, via the coding sequence ATGCGTTCCCCCGTCCTGCCCCTGACCTTGCACCTTGCCAGGTCCTCCGGCCGTCGCGGCCTGCAGTCCCAGTTGCTCGCGGCCGGCGCCGCGGCCGTCGGCTCGTTCCTCCTGCTGGTGATGATCGCCGCCACCCTCGGTGCCGGCGCCCGCGCCGACCACACCACATGGCGCACTCCCGACGCCGTACCGGCGAAGCGGGCGACGGCCGTCCAGGCCACGACCACGACGTACGTACGCCAGGAACCCGTCACCGTCGTGAACCTGGCCCACCTGCCCGGCCGGGCGGCGACCCCCGCGCCGCCCGGCCTGAGGAGCTTCCCGAAGCAGGGCCGGGTGTACGTCTCGCCTGCCCTGGCAGAGCTGCTGCACAACCTCCCCGCCGGCCAACTCGCCGACCGCTTCCCGAAGGTGAGGTCCTACGGCACGATCGGCGCCGCCGGTCTCGCCTCGCCCGACGAGCTGGTCGCGGTGGTCGGACGGGCGCCCGGCGACGCGGCTGTCGCCAAGGCCGCCGGGGAGCAGAACTATTACGACGCGGATCTGACGAAGCGGGCCCTGGTCTCCGGGTTCTCCGGTACCAGGGCGAGCCCGTTCACAGGCGTCGACCAGGGAGCCGTGCTGCTGGGGGTGGTGCTGCTCGTCATGCCGGTGGTGGTGCTGGCCTCGGCCGCCGGACGGCTCGGCGCGGCCCGGCGCGAACAGCGGCTCGCCGCACTGCGGTTGGCCGGGGCGACGCCTCGGCAGATCCTCGCCATGACCGCCGTCGAGGCGGCCGCGGTCGGTGCTGCCGGAGCCCTGGCGGGCGCGCTCGCCTACACGGTGCTGCTGCCGGTGCTCGCCGAACTCCCGTACGGCGTCGGCGTTTGGTACACCGGCCGGTTGTGGGTGGGACTGCCGTGGCTGGCGGCCGTGGTGGCGGCCGTCACGGCGCTGATCACCGTCAGCGCGGTGACGATGCTGCGCCAGGTGGCCACCTCGCCCCTGGGCGTGGCCCAGCAGGCCAACCCGCGCCGCACCCGCCTGATCCGCCTGGTGCTGTTCGTCGCGGTCCTGCTCTACATATGGATGACCACGGGCGACAGCGGCCAGCTGAAGCCTCGTCAGCTGCTCGCCCTGCTCGCGCTTTTCTACGGCGCGTTCTGGCTGCTCGGTCCCTGGGTCGTGGACCGGCTGGGCCGGATCGTGAGCCGCCGCGCCAGGCGTCCTGCCACGCTGCTGGCTGGGCGCCGGCTCAGCGACGACCCGCGCGCGGTCTGGCGTACCGTCAGCGGCCTGGTGCTCGCGGGGTTCGTGGCAGGGTTCTTCTCCGTCAGCACTCTGGGCTTGGAAGGTCCGAGCCACCACGGCCAGGTCGCGGTGATCACCGCGAACGCCGCCGGCGCCCGGCACACCGCCACCGAGGCCCGCACGCTTCTGCACCGGGCGGGCGTCACGGCGACCGTCACCGTCGCGAGCGAGGACGATTTCGACAGCCTGCTGAGCGGTGTCGACGGCGTGATCGCCCAAGTCTCCGGCGGGCAGGAGCGCGTCGACACCGCTGTCACCGCCCTGACGCCCCTCGGCTCGGGCAGATATCCCTTCACTCAGGAGTACGTGTCCTCGTCGGACGACACGGTCACCGCCCGCGTAGCCACCGTCAGCACCGCCACCCTGGTGCTGAGCTTCCTCGTCGCGGCCGCCTCCGCCGGTCTCACGGCTGCCGCGAACGTCCTCGACCGGCGCCGGGTGTACGGCCTGCTGCGGCTGGCCGGTACTCCGCTGGAGGTGCTGGACCGGGCCCGGGTCCGCGAGACCGTCATTCCGTTGGCCGTGCTGGCCGGCGGCACCACCGCGATGGGTGTCTTCGGCGCCATGCAGCTCAACAAGGCGGCCGGCACCACGATCAACGCTTCCGGTGCCGTGGAACTGGTGCTCTGCGTGGCCGTCGGCACCCTGGCCATGCTCGCCGCGATCGCCGGGAGCAGGCCGCTGCTGCGGAAGGTGACAGCGGGTCCGGCCCAGATGGCGGACTGA
- a CDS encoding MFS transporter gives MSDIRVADLTADSATTSSVSAAPAPYRWRWIALAVLLIAEAMDMLDALVANIAAPSIRADLGGGESAMQWLGAAYALAMAVGLITGGRLGDIVGRRRMFLIGASGFTAASMLCAVSVTSGMLIGARGLQGLFGAVLIPQGLGIIKEMFDGSELGRAFGMFGPVMGLATVGGPVLAGALIDADFFGAGWRMIFAVNLPLGLLALLGGWKFLPESRYEIPPRLDLVGVALASLAALLVIFPLVQGRELGWPVWTFASMAAGLALFAVFGRYESCKAQSGGDPLVVPALFRKRAFSGGLVVGAVLFAALTGFSLVLSLFLQAGLGYPPLKAGLGSLPWSLGMILGFAVIQISEKYGVVERLGRKVIQTGVAVMTLGLALLILSLHLTPATVAIGHIAPALIVAGLGMGLVMGPFFDTVLSAVEPHETGSASGTLTAVQQLGGALGTAVLGTVFFSALGHQRPTPTGYTTTMTITLWSGTGLLAMAFLASFLLPRPGRPQHAS, from the coding sequence GTGTCCGATATTCGCGTGGCCGACCTCACCGCAGACTCCGCCACCACCTCCTCAGTTTCCGCGGCCCCCGCCCCGTACCGGTGGCGCTGGATCGCGCTGGCCGTGCTGCTGATCGCCGAGGCCATGGACATGCTCGACGCATTGGTCGCGAACATCGCGGCGCCCTCGATCCGGGCCGACCTCGGCGGTGGCGAGTCCGCGATGCAGTGGCTCGGGGCGGCGTACGCGCTGGCCATGGCGGTCGGCCTGATCACCGGCGGGCGGCTCGGCGACATCGTGGGCCGCCGCCGGATGTTTCTGATCGGCGCCTCCGGCTTCACGGCGGCGTCGATGCTGTGCGCAGTGTCCGTCACGTCCGGGATGCTGATCGGCGCGCGCGGTCTGCAGGGCCTGTTCGGCGCGGTGCTGATCCCGCAGGGCCTCGGCATCATCAAGGAAATGTTCGACGGCTCCGAACTGGGGCGGGCATTCGGCATGTTCGGCCCGGTGATGGGCCTGGCCACGGTCGGCGGCCCGGTCCTGGCGGGCGCGCTGATCGACGCCGACTTCTTCGGTGCCGGCTGGCGCATGATCTTCGCCGTGAATCTGCCGTTGGGGCTGCTGGCCCTGCTCGGCGGATGGAAGTTCCTGCCCGAGTCACGCTACGAGATCCCGCCCCGCCTGGATCTCGTGGGCGTCGCGCTGGCCTCCCTGGCCGCCCTGCTGGTGATCTTCCCACTGGTGCAGGGGCGTGAACTGGGCTGGCCCGTCTGGACGTTCGCCTCGATGGCGGCCGGCCTGGCGCTCTTCGCCGTCTTCGGCCGGTACGAGTCCTGCAAAGCGCAGTCGGGCGGCGACCCGCTCGTCGTCCCCGCCCTGTTCCGCAAGCGCGCCTTCTCCGGCGGTCTGGTCGTCGGGGCCGTCCTCTTCGCCGCCCTGACCGGCTTCTCGCTGGTTCTCAGCCTGTTCCTCCAGGCCGGACTCGGCTATCCGCCGCTCAAGGCGGGCCTGGGCAGTCTGCCCTGGTCGCTCGGCATGATCCTGGGCTTCGCCGTCATCCAGATCTCCGAGAAATACGGCGTCGTCGAGCGGCTCGGCCGCAAGGTCATCCAGACCGGCGTGGCCGTCATGACACTCGGCCTGGCCCTCCTGATCCTCAGCCTGCACCTCACCCCCGCAACGGTGGCCATCGGGCACATCGCCCCGGCCCTGATCGTCGCCGGGCTGGGTATGGGTCTGGTGATGGGCCCCTTCTTCGACACGGTGCTCTCCGCCGTCGAACCCCACGAAACCGGCTCCGCGTCCGGCACCCTGACCGCCGTCCAGCAACTCGGCGGCGCCCTCGGCACCGCCGTACTCGGCACGGTCTTCTTCTCCGCCCTCGGCCATCAGCGCCCCACGCCGACCGGCTACACAACGACCATGACGATCACCTTGTGGAGCGGAACCGGCCTCCTGGCCATGGCCTTCCTGGCCTCCTTCCTGCTGCCCCGACCCGGCCGTCCTCAGCACGCTTCCTAG
- a CDS encoding transposase family protein produces MGCGPPGKLPQCECPATRVRSRYWRRIAGLSVGRHKMIVRLCVRRFFCDQLQCRRRTFVEKVAGLTEPRRRSSMAARSAMRAVAAELGGRPGQRLRGKLRLQGGRTALLRLHAIPPTPHRMVSRGVV; encoded by the coding sequence GTGGGGTGCGGCCCGCCTGGCAAGTTGCCCCAGTGCGAGTGTCCTGCGACTCGGGTCCGCAGCCGGTACTGGCGCCGCATTGCCGGGTTGTCCGTCGGCAGGCACAAGATGATCGTCCGTCTCTGTGTGCGACGGTTCTTCTGCGATCAACTCCAGTGCAGGCGCCGGACGTTCGTGGAAAAGGTAGCGGGCCTGACCGAGCCACGGCGTCGTTCTTCGATGGCGGCGCGGTCAGCCATGAGGGCGGTTGCGGCAGAGCTTGGCGGCCGTCCCGGTCAGCGTCTCCGCGGGAAGCTGCGGCTTCAAGGCGGGCGGACCGCGCTCCTGAGGCTGCATGCGATACCGCCCACGCCGCACCGGATGGTGTCCCGCGGAGTGGTGTAG
- a CDS encoding GntR family transcriptional regulator: MQHVATEPRVESEELSLAERAYRAIRDRLVMLEIRPGAPINEEQLGQSLGVGRTPVREALKRLQYERLITTYPRRGTFATEVNITDLAHISEVRQELEPLAAAQAARRATAADRATLTALHAELESAGSPRQDADELMRLDLRVHRAIYAATHNPYLEDTLVRHDNLATRIWCLFIDRLSDMAGHVEEHGPLIEAIVAGDPETAAQLARSHVEGFEQAIRDAI, translated from the coding sequence ATGCAGCACGTGGCGACCGAACCCAGGGTCGAGAGCGAGGAGCTGTCCCTCGCCGAACGCGCCTACCGCGCCATCCGCGACCGCCTCGTCATGCTCGAGATCCGCCCGGGCGCGCCGATCAACGAGGAGCAGCTGGGACAGTCCCTCGGCGTCGGACGGACACCGGTGCGCGAGGCGCTCAAGCGGCTCCAGTACGAGCGCCTCATCACGACGTACCCCCGCCGCGGCACCTTCGCCACCGAGGTCAACATCACCGACCTGGCCCACATCTCCGAGGTACGCCAGGAGCTGGAGCCCCTGGCCGCCGCCCAGGCGGCGCGACGCGCCACCGCGGCGGATCGCGCGACCCTGACGGCCCTGCACGCGGAGCTGGAGAGCGCGGGCTCCCCCCGGCAGGACGCCGATGAGCTCATGCGCCTGGACCTTCGCGTCCATCGCGCCATCTACGCCGCCACGCACAACCCGTACCTGGAGGACACCCTCGTCCGCCACGACAACCTGGCCACCCGCATCTGGTGCCTGTTCATCGACCGTCTGTCCGACATGGCCGGCCATGTCGAGGAGCACGGACCCTTGATCGAGGCGATCGTCGCCGGTGACCCCGAGACGGCGGCACAGCTCGCGCGCAGCCACGTCGAGGGCTTTGAACAGGCCATTCGCGACGCCATCTGA
- the glyA gene encoding serine hydroxymethyltransferase, with the protein MATNPSLTTLASPLSLPLSEVDPDVAAAVDAELHRQQSTLEMIASENFAPAAVMEAQGSVLTNKYAEGYPGRRYYGGCEHVDVIEQLAIARVKELFGAEAANVQPHSGAQANAAAMFALLKPGDTILGLDLAHGGHLTHGMRLNYSGKLYNVVPYHVRESDLRIDMDEVEQLALAHRPKMIVAGWSAYPRRLDFAAFRRIADAVGSYLMVDMAHFAGLVAAGLHPSPVPYADVVTTTTHKTLGGPRGGVILSRAELAKKINSAVFPGQQGGPLEHVIAAKAVAFKVAAGEEFKERQQRTLRGAKILAGRLLADDVAEAGITVLTGGTEVHLVLVDLRNSALDGQQAEDRLHRIGITVNRNAVPFDPRPPMVSSGLRIGTPALATRGFGETEFREVADIIAEALKGDRPDDELRARVEKLASAFPLYPHLNGDAA; encoded by the coding sequence ATGGCAACGAACCCGTCGCTCACCACGCTCGCCTCCCCTCTCTCCCTCCCGCTGAGCGAGGTCGACCCGGATGTCGCCGCCGCCGTCGACGCCGAGCTGCACCGCCAGCAGTCGACGCTCGAGATGATCGCCTCGGAGAACTTCGCGCCGGCCGCCGTCATGGAGGCGCAGGGCTCGGTCCTGACCAACAAGTACGCCGAGGGTTACCCGGGCCGCCGCTACTACGGCGGCTGCGAACACGTCGACGTCATCGAGCAGTTGGCCATCGCCCGGGTGAAGGAACTGTTCGGCGCCGAGGCCGCGAACGTGCAGCCGCACTCGGGTGCCCAGGCCAACGCGGCCGCGATGTTCGCGCTGCTCAAGCCTGGCGACACCATCCTCGGCCTCGACCTGGCGCACGGCGGGCACCTGACCCACGGCATGCGCCTCAACTACTCCGGCAAGCTGTACAACGTCGTGCCGTACCACGTGCGCGAGTCCGACCTGCGCATCGACATGGACGAAGTCGAACAGCTCGCGCTCGCGCACCGGCCGAAGATGATCGTCGCCGGCTGGTCGGCCTACCCGCGTCGGCTGGACTTCGCCGCGTTCCGGCGGATCGCCGACGCGGTGGGCTCCTATCTGATGGTGGACATGGCGCACTTCGCCGGGCTGGTGGCCGCGGGACTGCACCCGAGCCCGGTGCCGTATGCCGACGTCGTCACGACCACCACCCACAAGACCCTCGGCGGCCCGCGCGGCGGGGTGATCCTCAGCCGTGCCGAGCTGGCCAAGAAGATCAACTCCGCGGTCTTCCCGGGGCAGCAGGGCGGCCCGCTGGAGCACGTCATCGCGGCGAAGGCGGTGGCTTTCAAGGTGGCGGCGGGCGAGGAGTTCAAGGAGCGCCAGCAGCGCACGCTGCGGGGCGCGAAGATCCTCGCCGGACGGCTGCTGGCCGACGACGTCGCCGAGGCCGGGATCACCGTGCTGACCGGCGGCACCGAAGTCCACCTGGTCCTCGTCGACCTGCGGAACTCCGCGCTCGACGGGCAGCAGGCCGAGGACCGGCTGCACCGCATCGGTATCACCGTCAACCGCAACGCGGTGCCGTTCGACCCCCGTCCGCCGATGGTCTCCTCGGGGCTGCGGATCGGCACGCCAGCCCTGGCCACCCGGGGCTTCGGCGAGACCGAGTTCCGGGAGGTCGCCGACATCATCGCCGAGGCCCTGAAGGGTGACCGGCCCGACGACGAACTGCGTGCCCGCGTCGAGAAGCTCGCCTCCGCCTTCCCCCTGTACCCCCACCTGAACGGAGACGCGGCATGA
- a CDS encoding sarcosine oxidase subunit beta family protein, with the protein MTTEALPEHPDFLWRNPDPRSSYDVVIVGAGGHGLATAYYLAKNHGITNVAVLEKGWLAGGNMARNTTIIRSNYLWDESAAIYEHALKLWERLPEELDYDFLFSQRGVLNLAHTLQDVRESMRRVNANRLNGVDAEWLDTDEVAKVCPIVNVSPRTRYPVLGGTFQPRAGIAKHDHVAWALARRADELGVDLIQGCEVTGFLKDGDRVVGVETNRGRILAGRVGLAAAGHSSVLAERAGVRLPVQSHPLQALVSELHEPVHPTVVMSNHVHVYVSQAHKGELVMGAGVDSYNGYGQRGSFHVIEQQMAAAVELFPVFARAHVLRTWGGIVDVTPDASPIIGATPVENLYVNCGWGTGGFKATPAAGWTFAHTIATGEPHPLNAPFALERFTTGALIDEHGAAAVAH; encoded by the coding sequence ATGACCACCGAGGCGCTGCCGGAGCACCCGGACTTCCTCTGGCGCAACCCCGATCCGCGCTCCTCGTACGACGTCGTCATCGTCGGCGCGGGAGGCCATGGCCTGGCCACCGCCTACTACCTCGCCAAGAACCACGGCATCACCAACGTCGCGGTCCTGGAGAAGGGGTGGCTGGCCGGCGGCAACATGGCCCGCAACACCACGATCATCCGCTCCAACTACCTGTGGGACGAGAGCGCGGCGATCTACGAGCACGCGCTCAAGCTGTGGGAGCGGCTCCCGGAGGAGCTGGACTACGACTTCCTGTTCAGCCAGCGCGGGGTCCTCAACCTCGCGCACACCCTGCAGGACGTCCGCGAGAGCATGCGCCGGGTCAACGCCAACCGTCTGAACGGGGTCGACGCCGAGTGGCTCGACACGGACGAGGTCGCCAAGGTCTGCCCCATCGTCAACGTCTCGCCCCGCACCCGGTATCCGGTCCTCGGCGGCACCTTCCAGCCGCGGGCGGGCATCGCCAAGCACGACCACGTCGCCTGGGCGCTGGCCCGCCGGGCCGACGAGCTGGGCGTGGACCTGATCCAGGGCTGCGAGGTCACCGGCTTCCTGAAGGACGGCGACCGGGTCGTCGGCGTCGAGACCAACCGCGGCCGCATCCTGGCCGGCCGGGTCGGCCTGGCTGCCGCCGGGCACAGCAGTGTGCTGGCCGAGCGGGCGGGCGTACGGCTGCCGGTGCAGTCCCATCCGCTCCAGGCGCTGGTCTCCGAACTGCACGAGCCGGTGCACCCGACGGTGGTCATGTCGAACCACGTGCACGTCTACGTGTCCCAGGCCCACAAGGGCGAGCTGGTGATGGGCGCGGGCGTCGACTCGTACAACGGCTACGGGCAGCGCGGCTCCTTCCACGTCATCGAGCAGCAGATGGCCGCCGCCGTCGAGCTGTTCCCCGTCTTCGCCCGCGCCCATGTGCTGCGGACCTGGGGCGGCATCGTCGACGTCACCCCGGACGCCTCCCCGATCATCGGCGCCACCCCCGTCGAGAACCTCTACGTCAACTGCGGCTGGGGCACGGGCGGGTTCAAGGCCACCCCGGCCGCCGGCTGGACCTTCGCGCACACCATCGCCACGGGCGAACCGCATCCACTGAACGCCCCCTTCGCGCTCGAACGCTTCACGACGGGCGCCCTGATCGACGAACACGGCGCCGCGGCCGTGGCCCACTGA
- a CDS encoding sarcosine oxidase subunit delta encodes MLLISCPWCGPRDETEYHYGGQAHVPYPETPADLTDEQWAEYVFYRDNAKGPFAERWMHSTGCRRWFNVLRDTVTNELLAAYRLDEPRPELPQAGGNR; translated from the coding sequence GTGCTGCTGATCAGCTGCCCATGGTGCGGTCCCCGTGACGAGACCGAGTACCACTACGGGGGACAGGCCCATGTCCCCTACCCCGAGACCCCCGCGGACCTCACCGACGAGCAGTGGGCCGAGTACGTCTTCTACCGCGACAACGCCAAGGGCCCCTTCGCCGAGCGGTGGATGCACAGCACCGGTTGCCGCCGCTGGTTCAACGTCCTGCGCGACACCGTCACCAACGAGCTGCTCGCCGCCTACCGGCTCGACGAGCCACGCCCCGAACTGCCCCAGGCCGGAGGTAACCGATGA